Genomic segment of Candidatus Aminicenantes bacterium:
CGTTCCAATGCCGCCACCAGGGAAAAGAGGTTTCCCGCCCCGGTTCGTACAATCATTGTGTTCACTGCAACGCTCCCTTGGAGGAGGGCACACTTCCCGCGGCGCCTTGACGCACCAGGGCCTGCCCCAGTGCGCGTCCCACGGCCTTGAACACCGCCTCGATGCGGTGGTGGTCGTTTTCCCCCGCGACGCGCACATGCAGGCTGATTCCCGCTGCGTGAACCAAAGAACGGAAAAAATGTGCAAACATCTCCGTGGGGATGCCGCCCACGCTTTCGCGGCGGAAACGCACGCGCCAGGAGAGCCAGGCACGGCCTCCCAGGTCCAGCGCCACCCGCGCCAGGGCGTCATCCATGGGCAGCAGGAAGCCGTAACGCGTCCGGTCGCGGACGCCGTCCAGGGCTTTGCGCAGGGTGGTTCCCAATACAACGGCGCAATCTTCAACCGTATGGTGCGGTCCGGTTTGCAGATCTCCCCGGGCCTTGATGGTAATCCCGATTCCCGCGTGCACCGCCACCTGTTCCAGCATGTGATCCAGAAACGGCAATCCGGTGCGAATGTCGGCGAATGACCCGCCATCCAGGTTGACTGCGCACGTGATATCGGTTTCGCGGGTTCTGCGCGACACCTCGGCACTACGCACCCTGATGCCCAGCAGGAAGTCCGCCACCACCGCCCAGTCACCTGAAACCAGGTCACACCAGCGTTCCAAACCCGCGGCAACCAGGGGATCCCGATTCCCGAGCGTGTCCTCGCGGTACCAGA
This window contains:
- a CDS encoding bifunctional histidinol-phosphatase/imidazoleglycerol-phosphate dehydratase (catalyzes the formation of 3-(imidazol-4-yl)-2-oxopropyl phosphate from D-ethythro-1-(imidazol-4-yl)glycerol 3-phosphate and histidinol from histidinol phosphate) — protein: WYREDTLGNRDPLVAAGLERWCDLVSGDWAVVADFLLGIRVRSAEVSRRTRETDITCAVNLDGGSFADIRTGLPFLDHMLEQVAVHAGIGITIKARGDLQTGPHHTVEDCAVVLGTTLRKALDGVRDRTRYGFLLPMDDALARVALDLGGRAWLSWRVRFRRESVGGIPTEMFAHFFRSLVHAAGISLHVRVAGENDHHRIEAVFKAVGRALGQALVRQGAAGSVPSSKGALQ